In the genome of Marinomonas algicola, the window CATTAGAATGAATCATCATGACTAACGAAGAAAGTAACGCTTTAAATTCACCTGGCCAGAAGTACATAACACTGGCCGCCTCCATATCACAATCAATAACAATATCGCCTCTGCTATAAAAAGTAATTGGCACTCTATCCAATTCACTGCAAAGTACCTTTCCAAGAGAAGATCGAGCTGAGTTTTCATCTTTTAAATCAGAAAGCCCTTTTAAACAAAACACCAAAGCATTTAACCATTCTCCAATTGGAAAGCTGTTCGAACTATCGCACCGACCCGCGAGGTATGAGAGCTCCAAGAGCAACTCTTCACTACCCACCTGTTGACCAATTAAAAATGCAGCAGGTTGAATCTGAGAAAGCTGCCATTCCAATTGAGTTTCTTTAGTAATGTCCTTCCCTATAAGAGCTAAACCACGAAAGCCACTTTCAGCTATATAAGCATAAATCGTCCAATGATAGGTTTTATTAACATGCGAAAAACTTAATGTAAAAGTCGTTCCAGCTTCACCTTTAAGCGCCTTCTGAATAGATGAATGGCTCGTAATTGGCATAAAATCAAACAGAGTTCTCGCATTCTCGGCATCACTAAATAGAACTTTGGCATCTTGGTTCATGCGTAAAACAGAGGCCACTTCATCACAGAAGATAACGACCGTTGAGCTCCCTTCCATAAGAAGCTGCAGTGCGCCAAGCTGCTCTTTTTCACTTGCACTTCTTCCATTAATAATTTTTTCTATTTCATCAAACTCTTTATAGGCCGCATTCTGAGTTAACATCAAATCATTCATTGAATATAACATCGGGGTAAAAATAGCGCTTCTAGCCAGCTTTACAATGGTCAAATAGCCACTCAGCAATATCAAGGCTAGAAGGAGCATTTTATACGGAACCTCATCCTCAAAGGAGAAAAGTTCCGTTTGCTGTAACAAAACACCTAACTCGATTTTTGATGGGGTGCCAGACAAACTTATCTCCTCTTTATACATACGCATCCATTCATCGACTGGTGCTTTAGGCGTTTTTACATCAAAAATCCCCCCCCCTTGATTCGTCAGTAAACTCACACCATCCACACTGGCACTTTTTAACAAAGAGTGAGCAAATACAAAGTTATTATTGAGAGAAATAAACCCGTAGATATAACCTAAATTTCGGCCTTGCAAAGAAACGATTTCTTTTTTAAAAACCAAAAAGTAATCACTTACACCTGTTGTAAATACTTGCCACTTACCTATTTTTGAAAACATATCGTACACAGAAGCAGAGCCATCTAAATAAAGTTGACTTCTCGGGTCTTCAATTGAAAAGCCATCTTCCCTTTCAATGTGGATAAAATCGATGACGCCTAATAAAAAAGTGTCATGGCTAGAAAAGAGAGATTTCATCTCTCGGCCACTTGGAAGACCAGAGCTCGCAAATAGCTGAGCAATCCCACTGATTTCAAATTCAGCTTTTTGTAAATAGGTAAAAAAGGCTCTTTCTACTAAATCGTGTTTACTCTTTAATTGATTCAATGAATTCTGTTTGAACTGAGTAAAATCCCAAGCCATAACAAGACAGGACAAAATAATAAATCCTAGTGTGAAAAAAACACGAAGACGCTTTTTAAAACGCTGCTCCAAGCTCTCTTTTTCTACAGGCATCAAGCGCACCTCATGTGAACGTACTTTTTACATCAGAAGAGGATCAAACAGATAACCTTCAAAGGTTAAGTTTGATAAGTATAAAGTTGGGTACCTCTTACTCTCCAAGTGGTGTTTGATCATTTCAGCTAAAGCAACTTCAACTTTATCAAAAGGCACCTTAAACCGAACTAAAGACGCATCTTTTTGACTCAAATCGCCTTCATACTGCCAGCGATTGATAATAGTCACCTTATCCTGACTCAAGCCAAATAAATCCAAATGCTCTATAGATAAAAAATTATCGCACTGAAAAACTAAGACATTTCTATTTTCACTTTTTAACGCTCGCAGCAGAGTACGTCTTAATGAATCAGACCCATCAAAGTACACAATTTTTTCCGCTGTATACCCACTAGCCGTGAAAGAGTCCAAGAATTCGTTACAATATTGCTGATTTCGATAGCCACTATCAAAAGCAATTGTCACAATATCAGAATCTGGCCGATGAATATGACCCAAAAGGTTAGCAAAAGAATCAGCAAGTGCTAAATAGTTAACGCCAGCATAAAAAACAGCACTTTCGTTTTCCCAGCCCTTTACTGGCGACGAGACGTCATAGAGCATTATTTTAGTGTCATTTTTTCTTAAAATAGATTCAATAATGGCTTTTTGCTGAATCCTTTCTAGGGTAGTAATCAAATAATCTGGAGGGTACTGCATCACTTTTTGGTAAGCCTCAAACAAAGTGTCATTCTCAACATCTAGACTGTATTCAACAACATCTAATCGATAATCTATTTGAAGACGCTTCATTCTCTGCTTAAAAGCACTCAAAAAAGAAGACCGGCGAGTGTTTTTCGGTAAAATGGCCGATATATTAATAGTATTAACTTGAGGGAACAGAAGAGGTTCTGCAGGACGGTTTACGACACCCTCGAACTGTTTCATTAAAGAAGCTTGTCGAGGTCGCTCTTCCAAATAGACATCGCTATTTAAAAATTCAAATCCATAAGAATCATTTACGGCAATAAAGATTACCAATAGAAAATAACGTAGCATAGTTTCACTCAATCTTGGAAAACATCCATTTCATGTAGTGTACTACTTAGAAGAAAAATAAAGAAAAAAAAAGCTGACATAAAGTCAGCTTTTTTTAATTTGGTGCGGAAGGAGAGACTCGAACTCTCACGCCGTGAAGCACTGGAACCTAAATCCAGCGTGTCTACCAATTCCACCACTCCCGCAAGGAATGACGAGCATTATAGGGCGGTATTTCTTAACGTCAACAGTTTTTTGAGAAAATCATTAAAAAAATGCCATATTAAAAAAAACACACCTAATATCTAAAACTTACGATCGTCATTGTACAAACCCTGCTCATAACGTACAGCCATTTCTTCTAGGTCAATTGTATTGATTCTTGATGCCTGACCAGCGCAACCAAACGCTTCATAACGATCAATACAAACGGCCTTCATTGCACGAATACTTTCAGTCAAATATTTGCGAGGATCAAAGTTTCCTTTGTGTTCAGCAAGACTTCGACGAATAGCGCCAGTAGCCGCTAAACGTAAATCGGTATCAATATTAACTTTACGCACACCATAACGAATGGCTTTTACAATTTCTTCCACTGGTACACCATAAGTTTCTGGGATGTCACCACCAAACTCATTAATAATAGATAACCAATCTTGAGGCACGGAAGAAGAGCCATGCAACACAATATGTGTATTAGGCAGCAACTCAACAATCTTAGCAATACGCTCGATATCAAGAATGTCACCAGTAGGCGGCCTAGTAAACTTGTAAGCACCATGACTTGTACCAATCGCAACGGCTAACGCATCAATCCCTGTCGCATTAACAAAATCTACAGCTTCTTTAGGGTCTGTAAGCATTTGATCCATCGTCAAAATGCCCGCCGCACCAACGCCATCCTCTTCACCTGCTTCGCCTGTTTCTAGAGAACCTAAAACACCTAGCTCGCCTTCTACAGAGACACCACAGGCATGAGCAAACTCAACTGTGCGACGAGTTACATCAACATTATAATCATAACTTGCAGGTGTTTTACCATCCGCCATCAAAGATCCATCCATCATGACGGATGAAAAGCCAAGCTGAATGGAGCGCTGACATATAGCAGGTGAAGTACCGTGATCCTGATGCATAACAACAGGGATATGTGGGTAATCCTCAATTGCCGCCGCAATCAGATGACGAAGAAAATGGGAACCCGCATATTTACGAGCGCCTGCCGAAGCCTGCATAATAACAGGAGAATTTACTTCATCTGCCGCTTCCATAATGGCTTTAACCTGCTCCATGTTATTCACATTAAAAGCTGGTAAACCATAACTGTGTTCCGCTGCGTGATCTAGCAACTGACGCATACTAATTAAAGGCATAAATGTTTCCTCTGAATATATATCGTTATTAAGTGCAAATAACGAATTTCGATTGGTGTATGTAAACTCTCTAGTTTTTATCAAGCTAGTACCCAATAACATGAGCACTAACAAGTGGCTTTTTGCCTTATAATTTTTTTATATTCTTTATTAAACTAGTTTTTTGATCGGGTTTCTAGCATTGCCACCGCCGGCAGTATTTTTCCTTCAACAAATTCAAGAAATGCACCACCACCAGTTGATATATAAGACACCTTATCCTGAATGCCATATTTATCAACCGCCGCTAAAGTATCGCCACCGCCAGCAATTGAGAACCCTTTGCTATCCGCAATCGCCATAGACAATGTTTTTGTACCTTCTCCAAACTGGTCGTATTCAAAAACCCCTACCGGACCATTCCAAATAATGGTTTTTGCTTCTCCCAGTAACGCGGCTAGTTTTTGTGCTGTTTTTGGGCCAATATCTAAAATCATGTCATCTTCAGCAACATCTTGTACGTCTTTAATGGTCGCAGCCGCTTCAGCAGAAAACGTTTTCGCCACAACAACATCTACAGGCAACGGAATCGATGTTTTTTGCATTAGCGCTTTTGCTTGCGGAATTAATTCTTTTTCATAAAGCGACTTCCCTACTGGATAACCTGCCGCCGCCAAAAAGGTATTAGCAATGCCGCCTCCAACAATAAGTTGGTCTACCTTTTCAGACAACGTTTCCAGCACGGTGAGTTTAGTCGACACTTTTGAGCCACCAACAATCGCAGCCATCGGTTTTTCTGGTGCAGCCAAAGCCTTTTCTAAGGCATCGAGCTCAGCGGCTAACAGAGGACCAGCACAGGCTACTGGAGCGTATTTTGCGACACCATGAGTAGAAGCTTGAGCTCGATGAGCCGTACCAAAAGCATCCATTACAAAGACATCACACAACGCGGCCATTTTTTTCGAAAGCACATCGTCGTCTTTTTTCTCACCTGGATTGAATCGTACGTTCTCAACCAAAACAATTTGCCCTGCTTCTACAGCAACGCCATCAAGCCAGTCTTTCATTAACGTGACCGGCTGTTTCAATAAATCAGAGAGGTGATCAGCAACAGGTTGCATCGAAAACTCAACATCAAACACCCCTTCTGTTGGACGACCCAAATGGGACATGACGATCACTTTAGCACCAGCATCCAATGCCATTTTTAAAGTAGGTAAGGCAGCACGAATACGAGCATCACTAGAAACCTTGCCATTTTTAATTGGCACATTAAGATCTTCTCGAATCAAAACTCGCTTATCAGCCAAGTTCAAATCCACCATTTTTACTACGGTCATGTCATTTCCCCATTTAATAAAATATATTAAAAACTACAATATTAGATCTTACGCCCCCAATAATTCGCGACGTCTAGCATTCTATTTGCGTAGCCCCACTCATTATCAAACCAGCAAAGCAGCTTCACCAGTTGACCATCAACCACTTGAGTTTGTGTGCCATCAATAATGACAGAACGCGCATCATGATTAAAGTCAACGGACGCATGAGGCTCTTTGGTAAAGCCTAATATATTATGATATTTACCACGAGAAAGGCGTTCGAAATAAGAGTTCACCTCCTCTTTCGTTACCATTTCTTTCGTTCTAATAACAAGGTCAATTGCCGATACATTAATCGTTGGCACTCTCAGGGCATTACAAGCAATCTTTGATCCTAACGCTGGAAGCAACCGTTTAATCCCCTTAGATAGACCTGTATCTACTGGGATAATTGAACTCATAGCCGATCGTGTTAAGCGTAAATCATTCTTATGATAAGCATCAATAATGGGTTGATCGTTCATAGCAGAATGAATGGTTTGAGTCGTTCCATGTTCAATACCGACCCATGCTTCCATGGCTTCTAGAATTGGAATAATGCAGTTCGTTGTACAAGAGGCGGCGGAGACAATAGTATGAGACGCCTCAATTTCGGATTCATTAAAACCAAAAACAATTGTCGCATCCACATCACTATCTGCTGGCTGAGACAATAACATCCTGTGAACGCCCGCATTAATGTACTTTTGCGCAGATTCTCTAGAAGAAAAGCTACCAGAGCACTCCAGTAGCATATCAATACTGAGTGATTGCCAATCGACTCTATCCGGATCGGATTCCGCCAAACATAAAATCAGATCGTCACCGACTTTTAACGAGCTTTCTTCGCATGAAACAGACATCGGAAATCGACCATGCGTACTATCATAACGGGTCAAATAGCTAATAGTATCCAAATCCGATAGTTCATTTATCGCTACAACCTGTATGCTATCCCTATAATCGTTTTCATAAAGCGCTCGCAATACAGAGCGACCTATACGCCCATACCCATTAATAGCCACTCTTAACATTGATTTATAACACCTTAAAACGACGTTTATAATTCCAGTAAAAAAGGGCCATTATGGCCCTTTTCATAGATCATCGAATTTACAAAATACCGTTCACAGTTTCAACGACATTATCGACAGTAAAACCGAAATGTTTAAGTAGTTCACCACCGGGAGCCGATTCTCCAAAAGTGGTCATGCCTACAGCCGCGCCTTCAAAACCAATATACTTATGCCAGAAATCCGCATGAGCCGCTTCTATAGCAACACGCTTAGTCACTGATTTAGGCAATACTGACTCTCTGTAATCCGCATCTTGAGAGTCAAACGCGTTAGTGGAAGGCATAGAGACAACTCGAACGTTTTTACCTTGTGCTGAAAGCGCCTCAGCCGACTCTCGCGCCAACTGAACTTCAGAGCCAGTAGCAATCAAAATGACATCAGGAGTACCTTGACAGTCTTGCAGTACATAGCCACCTTTTTCAACGTTGGCCAATTGCTCCGCCGTTCGATCTTGCGCTTTTAATCCTTGACGACTAAAAATAAGAGACGTAGGCGCATCACTGCGTTGGATGGCCACTTTCCATGCAACAGCTGTTTCAGCTGCATCGCATGGGCGCCAAACAGACATGTTCGGTGTCATACGCAAATTAGCTAATTGCTCAATAGGTTGGTGTGTTGGACCATCTTCACCTTGACCAATAGAGTCATGGGTATAAACGAAGATATTCTGAATCCCCATTAAGGCGGACATACGTACAGCATTACGCGCATATTCCATAAACATCATGAACGTTGCGCCGTAATTGATAAAACCTCCATGTAATGATGCACCATTCATAATGCCGCTCATACCAAACTCACGAACGCCATAGTAAATGTAATTACCTGCGGCATCATCTTGAATACCTTTAGAACCAGACCAAAGCGTTAAGTTAGAGCCTGCAAGATCCGCCGATCCACCTAATAATTCAGGTAGCATAGCGCCATAAAAACCAATTGCGTTTTGCGATGCTTTACGACTTGCAATGCCTTCCGCTTTCGCCTGGCACTCTTGAATAAAGGCTTGAGCTTTCTCTTCAAAGTCAGCCGGAAGCTCACCTTTCAAGACGCGTCGTTCATATTCTGCCGCTAATTCAGGAAAAGCCAACTGGTAGGCCGCAAACTTGTCATTCCAAGCCGATTCATTTTCAGAGCCTTTATCTTTAGCATCCC includes:
- a CDS encoding type I glyceraldehyde-3-phosphate dehydrogenase, which translates into the protein MLRVAINGYGRIGRSVLRALYENDYRDSIQVVAINELSDLDTISYLTRYDSTHGRFPMSVSCEESSLKVGDDLILCLAESDPDRVDWQSLSIDMLLECSGSFSSRESAQKYINAGVHRMLLSQPADSDVDATIVFGFNESEIEASHTIVSAASCTTNCIIPILEAMEAWVGIEHGTTQTIHSAMNDQPIIDAYHKNDLRLTRSAMSSIIPVDTGLSKGIKRLLPALGSKIACNALRVPTINVSAIDLVIRTKEMVTKEEVNSYFERLSRGKYHNILGFTKEPHASVDFNHDARSVIIDGTQTQVVDGQLVKLLCWFDNEWGYANRMLDVANYWGRKI
- a CDS encoding phosphoglycerate kinase; this encodes MTVVKMVDLNLADKRVLIREDLNVPIKNGKVSSDARIRAALPTLKMALDAGAKVIVMSHLGRPTEGVFDVEFSMQPVADHLSDLLKQPVTLMKDWLDGVAVEAGQIVLVENVRFNPGEKKDDDVLSKKMAALCDVFVMDAFGTAHRAQASTHGVAKYAPVACAGPLLAAELDALEKALAAPEKPMAAIVGGSKVSTKLTVLETLSEKVDQLIVGGGIANTFLAAAGYPVGKSLYEKELIPQAKALMQKTSIPLPVDVVVAKTFSAEAAATIKDVQDVAEDDMILDIGPKTAQKLAALLGEAKTIIWNGPVGVFEYDQFGEGTKTLSMAIADSKGFSIAGGGDTLAAVDKYGIQDKVSYISTGGGAFLEFVEGKILPAVAMLETRSKN
- the fba gene encoding class II fructose-bisphosphate aldolase (catalyzes the reversible aldol condensation of dihydroxyacetonephosphate and glyceraldehyde 3-phosphate in the Calvin cycle, glycolysis, and/or gluconeogenesis), whose product is MPLISMRQLLDHAAEHSYGLPAFNVNNMEQVKAIMEAADEVNSPVIMQASAGARKYAGSHFLRHLIAAAIEDYPHIPVVMHQDHGTSPAICQRSIQLGFSSVMMDGSLMADGKTPASYDYNVDVTRRTVEFAHACGVSVEGELGVLGSLETGEAGEEDGVGAAGILTMDQMLTDPKEAVDFVNATGIDALAVAIGTSHGAYKFTRPPTGDILDIERIAKIVELLPNTHIVLHGSSSVPQDWLSIINEFGGDIPETYGVPVEEIVKAIRYGVRKVNIDTDLRLAATGAIRRSLAEHKGNFDPRKYLTESIRAMKAVCIDRYEAFGCAGQASRINTIDLEEMAVRYEQGLYNDDRKF
- the tkt gene encoding transketolase; amino-acid sequence: MSSRKELANAIRVLSMDAVQKANSGHPGAPMGMADIAEVLWNDFLKHNPVNPNWADRDRFVLSNGHGSMLIYSLLHLSGYDLSIEDLKQFRQLHSKTPGHPEYGYTPGVETTTGPLGAGISNAVGMAIAEKTLAAQFNRPGHDLVNHFTYCFLGDGCLMEGISHEACSLAGTLGLGKLVAFWDDNGISIDGHVEGWFTDDTPKRFESYGWHVIAGVDGHDPEAIRAAITEAQSVTDKPSMICCKTIIGFGSPNKSGSHDCHGAPLGDAEIAAARGFLGWDHAPFDIPENVYSGWDAKDKGSENESAWNDKFAAYQLAFPELAAEYERRVLKGELPADFEEKAQAFIQECQAKAEGIASRKASQNAIGFYGAMLPELLGGSADLAGSNLTLWSGSKGIQDDAAGNYIYYGVREFGMSGIMNGASLHGGFINYGATFMMFMEYARNAVRMSALMGIQNIFVYTHDSIGQGEDGPTHQPIEQLANLRMTPNMSVWRPCDAAETAVAWKVAIQRSDAPTSLIFSRQGLKAQDRTAEQLANVEKGGYVLQDCQGTPDVILIATGSEVQLARESAEALSAQGKNVRVVSMPSTNAFDSQDADYRESVLPKSVTKRVAIEAAHADFWHKYIGFEGAAVGMTTFGESAPGGELLKHFGFTVDNVVETVNGIL